In a single window of the Pedococcus dokdonensis genome:
- a CDS encoding pilus assembly protein TadG-related protein encodes MHDTNAQLVSSTSRLGGGLRGFLGRGRRVAVASERGSITLWIVTTGFVMIVLVGMVVDLGGQVYAQQHARDVARQAARVGGQQLQAAPAIRGEGAIADTSRAVQAARTYLAAGDVAGAARVTGGDTIEVTTSAVYTTKFLSIIGINHLTVTGQGQATITRALQGVQR; translated from the coding sequence ATGCACGACACCAACGCCCAGCTCGTCAGCTCGACCAGCCGTCTTGGTGGCGGGCTGCGCGGCTTCCTCGGCCGCGGCCGCCGCGTCGCCGTCGCGTCCGAGCGCGGCTCCATCACCCTCTGGATCGTGACCACCGGCTTCGTCATGATCGTGCTGGTCGGCATGGTCGTGGACCTGGGTGGCCAGGTGTACGCACAACAGCACGCCAGAGACGTCGCCCGTCAGGCAGCCCGAGTCGGCGGCCAGCAACTCCAGGCCGCACCGGCCATCCGCGGTGAAGGCGCCATCGCGGACACCTCCCGAGCAGTCCAGGCCGCCCGCACCTACCTCGCCGCCGGCGACGTCGCCGGCGCCGCCCGGGTCACCGGCGGCGACACCATCGAGGTCACCACCAGCGCGGTCTACACCACCAAGTTCCTGTCCATCATCGGGATCAACCACCTCACCGTCACCGGCCAAGGGCAGGCAACCATCACCAGAGCACTGCAAGGGGTGCAGCGATGA